In Ostrea edulis chromosome 4, xbOstEdul1.1, whole genome shotgun sequence, a single window of DNA contains:
- the LOC125671788 gene encoding epithelial membrane protein 1-like isoform X1 → MAAMLVWEKRLLWGSTAATVLAFLFQIIAVGSTNWVYIEFSSTLVHNASGTDVHITGFYGGLWRMCEEGYTLGVKGKSDYEDCTSHKFFPEEHELKKDRKTDIQLVDYMRTGSAFAIISLIIMMLGHIFAFYTLRRPRYIVKRLTSLMHFMTAACVLVENEVFIRKIAYARDNLPDRIPVDADTSYGFSFVLSWISFVVYVLAGAIFLFISHKRKAEMADTVDEYAEEDEPVVIRR, encoded by the exons ATGGCTGCCATGCTGGTTTGGGAGAAACGGCTACTTTGGGGGTCCACGGCTGCAACTGTGCtagcatttttatttcaaatcattgCAGTCGGGAGTACTAATTGGGTTTAtattgaatttagttctacattGGTTCACAATGCTTCAGGGACGGACGTGCACATCACGGGATTTTACGGGGGTCTCTGGCGAATGTGTGAGGAGGGATACACATTAGGCGTCAAGGGAAAGAGCGATT ATGAAGATTGCACATCACACAAATTCTTTCCTGAAGAACATGAGCTGAAGAAAGATAGAAAGACGGACATCCAACTCGTAG attaTATGAGGACGGGGTCTGCTTTTGCAATAATATCTCTGATAATCATGATGTTAGGCCACATCTTCGCGTTCTACACACTCAGGAGACCACGATATATTGTAAAACGTCTTACCTCATTGATGCATTTCATGACAG CTGCCTGTGTTTTAGTAGAAAATGAAGTTTTCATACGAAAAATAGCATATGCACGAGACAACCTTCCAGACCGCATTCCGGTCGACGCAGACACATCTTACGGCTTTTCGTTTGTCTTGTCCTGGATTTCCTTTGTTGTGTACGTTCTAGCGGGTGCAATCTTTCTTTTCATCTCACACAAGAGAAAAGCTGAAATGGCAGACACCGTTGATGAATATGCAGAGGAAGACGAGCCGGTCGTCATCAGACGTTGA